A stretch of Dysidea avara chromosome 5, odDysAvar1.4, whole genome shotgun sequence DNA encodes these proteins:
- the LOC136256871 gene encoding sterol carrier protein 2-like, with the protein MASRKVFVVGVGMTKFEKPGRRENFDYPDMVRESVTKALQDAGLPYSVIEQAAVGYVYGDSTCGQRALYGMGMTGIPIYNVNNACSTGSTALMMAKQLIEGGLVECALAVGFEKMERGSLTTKYGDRTNPMDKHVEVMMDKFGLESSPLTPQMFGNAGREHMERYGTKPEHFAKIAHKNHLHSVNNPNSQFRDEYTLEQIMQSREIHAPLTKLQCSPTSDGSAAAILCSENFVHRYGLESQAVEIVAMDMRTDFPSTFKDNSCMKMVGYDLTKSAADAVFKKSGYTRGDVDVVELHDCFSCNELITYEALGLCAEGKAGEMVDRGDNTYGGKYVINPSGGLISKGHPLGATGLAQCTELCWQLRGLAGKRQVPGAKVALQHNLGLGGACVVTLYQLGFPSSRSSRRVSAMPVAGGKMQSDEIFQEIKRTVDTEGETLVKKVKGIFLFKITGSGGTESQWLVDLKKGKGSVKNSGGKADVTVKIKDADFMDLVSGKLTPQKAFFSGKLKLAGNTAMAMKLQSIMPKPEGAKL; encoded by the exons ATGGCGTCCCGAAAGGTCTTCGTAGTTGGTGTGGGCATGACGAAG TTTGAAAAACCTGGTCGAAGGGAAAACTTTGATTATCCAGACATGGTTAGGGAATCAG TAACGAAGGCGCTGCAGGACGCAGGGCTGCCGTACAGTGTGATTGAACAGGCTGCAGTGGGATATGTGTATG GAGACAGTACTTGTGGACAGAGGGCATTATATGGAATGGGGATGACTGGAATTCCTATCTATAAT gtGAACAATGCTTGTTCTACTGGCTCCACTGCTCTCATGATGGCCAAACAACTCATTGAAGGAG GTTTGGTGGAGTGTGCACTTGCTGTTGGATTTGAGAAGATGGAGAGGGGCTCTCTGACTACCAAG TATGGTGATCGTACTAATCCAATGGATAAACATGTGGAGGTAATGATGGATAAGTTTGGGTTAGAGTCCAGCCCCTTAACACCACAGATGTTCGGCAATGCTGGCAGGGAACACATGGAAAGATATG GTACAAAGCCAGAGCACTTTGCCAAGATTGCACACAAGAATCATTTACACTCAGTCAATAACCC CAACTCACAGTTCAGGGATGAGTACACTCTGGAGCAGATAATGCAGTCGAGAGAGATACATGCACCTCTTACTAAACTACAGTGCAG TCCCACATCAGATGGAAGTGCTGCTGCCATTTTGTGCAGTGAGAACTTTGTACATCGTTACGGGCTGGAGTCTCAGGCTGTTGAGATTGTTGCCATGGACATGAGGACAGATTTTCCCAGTACCTTCAAGGACAACAGTTGTATGAAAATG GTGGGATATGATCTTACTAAGTCAGCTGCTGATGCTGTCTTCAAAAAATCAG GATACACTAGAGGAGATGTTGATGTTGTTGAACTACATGACTGTTTCTCCTGCAATGAGTTGATAACATATGAAGCATTGGGACTGTGTGCTGAAG GTAAGGCAGGAGAGATGGTTGACAGAGGGGACAACACTTATGGCGGCAAGTATGTCATCAATCCTAGTGGAGGTCTCATCTCAAAGGGACATCCTCTGGGTGCCACTGGGCTTGCTCAGTGTACAGAGCTTTGCTGGCAGCTACGAGGACTGGCAGGAAAGAGACAAGTCCCTGGGGCAAAGGTGGCACTACAGCACAATCTGGGACTAGGAGGAGCTTGTGTTGTTACCCTATATCAACTGGGGTTCCCGTCTAGTAGATCGTCCAG GAGGGTATCAGCCATGCCAGTGGCAGGTGGTAAAATGCAGTCTGATGAAATCTTCCAGGAGATCAAGAGAACTGTTGATACA GAAGGTGAGACACTGGTGAAGAAGGTTAAGGGAATATTCCTGTTCAAGATCACTGGTAGTGGAGGTACTGAGTCACAATGGTTGGTGGACCTCAAGAAGGGGAAGGGATCTGTTAAGAACAGCGGAG GTAAAGCTGATGTCACCGTTAAAATCAAAGATGCTGACTTTATGGATTTAGTTTCTGGCAAACTAACACCACAAAAG GCATTTTTCAGTGGTAAATTGAAGTTAGCTGGTAACACTGCTATGGCAATGAAGCTACAAAGTATCATGCCCAAACCAGAGGGGGCTAAACTGTAG
- the LOC136256870 gene encoding cryptochrome-2-like yields the protein MAKRSPLEALLTAKERPRSNSLYVQPEGAPPQNLRQLLLGQRIGSRSSVLNSRMAVNQDVSIHWFRLDCLRLHDNPALFHSLTAQTVRCVFILDPLCFKDRNRGPSATVWQFLLESLRDLDSKLRKSPYNSRLFVFKGEPTVILPRLIRHWKATMLTYQASQSSYETFKYDNIIANVARANGAKVECPFGHTLFNPDTLKQAFGNNTASSVKEFISAVGSLVPSPPVPQPSPCHIVPLSSNTPTSESMEPLVPGEVPIPTMDELGFTAEETVRMESWIGGETQALSRLLNYCCEDHEDKNMLNWLLSKESLSPYFRFGCLSVRLFYARVQQYTSNTNEGHKFFCRVKRNLLLREYSYHLAMATPNFDKQKDNPLCLPIHWESENDLVERVVKGKTGIPWIDAVMIQITKEGWAHYLARKCVACFLTRGCLWQSWECGKAIFSKYLLDYEDPICVMCWMEDACAGFISGKIESYSPCKFGQLMDPEGIYITTYLPVLRNFPPEYIHEPWTAPRSIQEEAGCIIGVDYPNPIVDVEEKERICKARLKEFFVSLANNMTPSSPNIS from the exons ATGGCAAAAAGGAGTCCACTTGAAGCGTTGCTCACTGCGAAAGAAAGGCCGCGTTCAAATAGCCTCTACGTTCAACCTGAAG GTGCACCACCTCAGAATCTACGCCAGTTGTTACTTGGTCAGAGAATAGGCAGCAGGTCTTCAGTGCTGAACTCAAGGATGGCTGTCAACCAAGATGTTAGTATTCACTGGTTTAGACTGGACTGCTTACGACTTCATGACAACCCAGCACTGTTCCATAGTCTCACTGCACAGACTGTCAGGTGTGTATTCATTTTAGATCCATTGTGTTTCAAGGACAGAAACCGTGGTCCTTCAGCAACTGTGTGGCAATTTTTGTTGGAGAGTCTTCGAGATCTGGATAGCAAGCTGCGGAAGAGTCCTTACAATTCACGGTTGTTTGTCTTCAAAGGAGAGCCAACCGTAATCCTGCCAAGATTGATCAGACACTGGAAGGCTACCATGCTCACATATCAAGCTTCACAAAGCAGTTATGAGACATTCAagtatgataatattattgctaatgTTGCAAGGGCTAACGGAGCTAAAGTGGAATGCCCTTTTGGTCATACCTTGTTCAATCCTGACACACTAAAACAAGCATTTGGAAATAATACTGCTTCTTCTGTTAAAGAGTTCATCAGTGCTGTTGGCTCTTTGGTGCCATCCCCGCCTGTTCCACAGCCATCACCTTGTCATATTGTCCCTCTATCATCAAATACGCCTACCTCAGAATCTATGGAGCCACTGGTTCCAGGAGAAGTGCCAATACCGACCATGGATGAACTTGGATTTACTGCAGAAGAGACAGTAAGAATGGAATCATGGATTGGTGGTGAGACACAAGCATTAAGTAGACTGCTGAACTATTGTTGTGAAGATCATGAAGACAAGAACATGTTGAACTGGCTTCTTAGTAAAGAAAGTCTTAGCCCCTACTTCAGGTTTGGCTGCCTCTCTGTACGTCTGTTCTATGCAAGGGTGCAGCAGTACACCTCCAATACCAATGAAGGCCACAAGTTTTTCTGCCGTGTCAAGAGAAATCTGTTGTTGAGAGAGTACTCTTACCACTTAGCCATGGCCACACCAAACTTTGATAAGCAGAAGGATAATCCACTGTGTTTACCAATCCATTGGGAAAGTGAGAACGATTTAGTCGAAAGAGTTGTTAAAGGTAAAACAGGAATCCCATGGATTGATGCAGTCATGATACAGATCACTAAAGAAGGTTGGGCGCACTATCTAGCTCGCAAGTGTGTTGCCTGTTTTCTAACACGTGGCTGTCTCTGGCAATCGTGGGAGTGTGGCAAGGCTATCTTTAGCAAGTACCTTCTAGACTACGAAGACCCGATTTGTGTCATGTGCTGGATGGAGGATGCCTGCGCTGGCTTCATATCGGGCAAGATTGAATCTTATAGCCCGTGCAAATTTGGCCAGTTGATGGACCCAGAGGGTATCTACATTACCACATACTTGCCAGTATTGAGAAACTTTCCACCTGAGTACATTCATGAACCATGGACTGCACCAAGATCAATACAGGAAGAAGCAGGATGCATCATCGGAGTAGATTACCCAAACCCCATTGTCGATGTGGAAGAGAAAGAACGCATATGTAAAGCACGGTTAAAGGAGTTTTTTGTCAGCTTGGCAAATAATATGACTCCATCATCACCAAACATTTCATAA